The following coding sequences are from one Gossypium hirsutum isolate 1008001.06 chromosome A12, Gossypium_hirsutum_v2.1, whole genome shotgun sequence window:
- the LOC107929507 gene encoding NAC domain-containing protein 43: protein MSEDLNLSINGQFRVPPGFRFHPREEELLHYYLRKKVAFQKIELDVIREVDLNKLEPWEIQEKCKIGSTPQNDWYFFSHKDKKYPTGTRTNRATAAGFWKATGRDKIIYSGLKRIGLRKTLVFYKGRAPHGQKSDWIMHEYRLDHNSTSTHDATASNGIGDSVPEEGWVVCRVFRKKNYQKTLESRKSSSSTCLDSKGKMLGSCNDGVLDQILLHMGRTCCKMENGSLSNNNVDNPNTNNGEHERFMQLPRLESPTLFDQDRSFIKPCCYQSIDDMLTETEPSSINQQGTAGVCESNNGVNDWVTLDRLAASQLNGQQETSKQLWCFNDPNAAFSLRHDDDVQLSHLNLLRSNQNSNVYRDENDLWSLTKSSSPSPSSSTDPLCHLSV from the exons ATGTCAGAAGATCTGAATCTATCCATAAATGGGCAGTTTCGGGTCCCTCCTGGTTTCAGATTTCATCCTAGAGAAGAGGAGCTTCTTCACTATTATCTCAGAAAGAAAGTGGCTTTTCAAAAGATAGAACTTGATGTTATTCGAGAAGTTGATCTCAACAAGCTTGAGCCATGGGAAATACAAG AGAAGTGCAAAATAGGATCCACCCCACAGAATGATTGGTACTTCTTCAGCCACAAGGACAAAAAGTATCCTACGGGGACCCGAACTAATCGTGCAACGGCTGCCGGGTTCTGGAAAGCAACTGGGCGTGATAAGATTATTTATAGCGGTTTAAAGAGGATTGGATTGAGAAAGACATTGGTTTTTTATAAAGGAAGAGCTCCACATGGACAAAAATCTGATTGGATTATGCATGAGTACAGGCTCGATCATAACAGTACTAGTACCCATGACGCTACT GCATCAAATGGCATTGGAGATTCAGTGCCTGAAGAAGGTTGGGTGGTTTGTCGTGTATTTAGAAAGAAGAATTATCAGAAAACCCTAGAAAGTCGTAAAAGCTCTTCCTCCACTTGTCTGGATTCAAAGGGGAAGATGCTTGGTTCATGCAACGATGGGGTTCTAGATCAAATTCTTCTTCACATGGGAAGGACTTGTTGTAAGATGGAGAATGGTTCATTGAGCAACAACAACGTGGATAACCCCAACACCAACAACGGGGAACATGAAAGGTTCATGCAGCTGCCCAGGTTGGAAAGCCCAACACTCTTTGATCAAGATAGAAGCTTCATCAAGCCTTGTTGTTACCAATCCATCGACGATATGCTGACTGAAACTGAACCATCTTCGATCAACCAACAAGGCACTGCTGGTGTTTGTGAGTCCAACAATGGCGTTAATGATTGGGTCACCTTGGACCGACTTGCGGCATCCCAGCTAAATGGTCAACAAGAAACTAGCAAGCAACTATGGTGTTTTAATGACCCTAATGCAGCTTTCAGTCTTCGTCACGATGATGATGTTCAACTATCGCACTTAAATTTGCTCAGATCAAATCAAAACTCCAACGTATACAGAGACGAGAATGATCTATGGAGCTTGACCAAGTCGTCGTCACCGTCACCCTCATCATCAACAGACCCTTTATGCCATCTATCGGTATAA